In Nerophis ophidion isolate RoL-2023_Sa linkage group LG02, RoL_Noph_v1.0, whole genome shotgun sequence, one DNA window encodes the following:
- the cmtr2 gene encoding cap-specific mRNA (nucleoside-2'-O-)-methyltransferase 2 has protein sequence MNSGTKKKVCKQQRQQRQVNDMVACDADTLTEIKGLFSKFRTYLKPSNGEWCIPNTSVTLNYAAKVPNCRLQALKVSLNDVKNQLSDKKIQVWHEHTNSTNRAGKVIATVRSTANAEICTQAWCKFYEIIGTFRLLPEMALLSGELNTVHLCEAPGAFISALNHYIKTSESTRYCDWSWAANTLNPYHEANAGGTTITDDRLIANTLPWWFFGSDNTGDIMVQKHLLELQAFVANMRRVDLVTADGSINCQENPDEQEALVAPLHYCEVTAALLLLSPGGSFVVKMFTLFEHSSICMLYLLNCCFRSVSVFKPATSKAGNSEVYVVCLDYDSKEAVRPLLSKLIRDYGPHLAGRDALFPESSIPPSFLTQHEEMCTYFHSLQVETITENLRLFEGMSTEQRERLNYIRDCTAQEYLRRFQVTFLPRSRWISRNAIRPACCRVSADSLLGQKKQTGSFNERRELQTLSWRERVERGCHASWMQQHAGDTDGPPCMLQGPLVSSHVDTWYVIEGAALPAVKNSAFCATVLLNHLNETLVASAGNVAVDLNHLPPCKSCHTVNASSILSDVAGLCIDNERNKKKRHCLVFGSRSVWEACGICNGDLVIMFPSECSNPQGSYSALHDAAPQYQHQLVSCIVLSLQRLTSGDALLLPVSSALSRVSAALVLCLHTCFRLVTFRSPPPSDLVGAVLICVGFCPQAASHILPALTDVQNRISGLLKGEDTDERQSEGDTQVLQFVPMEEMFTGGVTDFLWTMNSEIIRHRLHLLMQAKDGL, from the exons ATGAACTCTGGCACAAAGAAGAAAGTCTGCAAGCAGCAACGGCAGCAGCGTCAAGTGAATGACATGGTCGCTTGTGATGCTGATACACTTACTGAGATCAAAGGTCTATTCAGTAAATTTAGAACCTATCTCAAACCGTCCAATGGCGAGTGGTGCATCCCAAATACTAGCGTGACCCTTAACTATGCTGCAAAAGTTCCTAATTGCCGCCTTCAAGCCCTGAAGGTGTCACTTAATGATGTAAAGAACCAACTTAGTGATAAGAAAATCCAAGTCTGGCATGAGCACACCAACTCTACTAACCGGGCCGGTAAGGTCATTGCCACTGTGCGATCCACTGCCAATGCGGAAATCTGCACTCAGGCATGGTGCAAGTTCTATGAGATCATCGGAACCTTCCGTCTTCTTCCTGAGATGGCGCTCCTCTCTGGGGAGCTAAACACTGTTCACCTGTGTGAAGCGCCCGGGGCTTTCATTAGCGCTCTGAACCACTACATCAAGACCAGCGAGTCCACACGCTACTGTGACTGGAGCTGGGCCGCCAACACGCTCAACCCCTACCACGAGGCCAATGCGGGGGGGACAACCATCACAGATGAtcggttgattgccaacactctGCCATGGTGGTTCTTTGGCTCGGATAACACGGGCGACATCATGGTCCAGAAGCATCTTCTGGAGTTGCAGGCATTTGTAGCAAACATGCGTAGAGTTGATTTGGTGACAGCAGATGGTAGTATTAACTGTCAGGAGAACCCCGATGAGCAAGAGGCGCTGGTGGCCCCACTGCATTACTGTGAGGTCACGGCCGCTTTGCTGCTCCTGAGCCCTGGTGGCTCCTTTGTGGTCAAAATGTTCACTCTGTTTGAGCATTCTTCAATCTGCATGCTCTACCTGCTCAACTGCTGTTTCCGCTCTGTCAGCGTCTTCAAACCTGCTACTAGTAAAGCGGGGAACTCAGAAGTTTACGTTGTGTGCCTTGACTATGACAGCAAAGAAGCTGTGAGACCCCTGCTCTCCAAACTCATTCGGGATTACGGACCACATCTGGCGGGACGAGATGCACTTTTCCCAGAATCTTCAATTCCACCGTCATTCCTTACACAGCATGAGGAGATGTGCACGTACTTTCACTCTCTGCAGGTGGAGACCATCACAGAAAACTTGAGGTTGTTTGAAGGAATGAGCACAGAGCAGAGGGAGAGGCTCAACTACATCAGGGATTGTACAGCTCAGGAATACTTGCGGCGATTCCAG GTGACTTTCCTCCCTCGAAGTCGGTGGATCTCCCGTAACGCCATCAGACCAGCCTGCTGCCGTGTTTCTGCAGACAGCCTTCTGGGACAGAAGAAGCAAACAGGCTCCTTCAATGAGCGGAGGGAATTGCAGACCCTGAGCTGGAGGGAGCGTGTAGAGAGGGGTTGCCATGCCAGCTGGATGCAGCAACACGCCGGTGACACTGATGGGCCGCCCTGCATGCTGCAAGGACCACTGGTCAGCTCTCACGTGGATACCTGGTACGTTATTGAGGGTGCAGCACTGCCCGCTGTCAAAAACTCTGCATTCTGTGCTACAGTCTTGTTGAATCACTTGAATGAAACACTGGTGGCCTCAGCTGGGAACGTAGCAGTGGACTTGAATCATCTGCCTCCCTGTAAATCATGCCACACGGTTAATGCATCTTCCATCTTGTCGGACGTGGCAGGTCTTTGTATTGACAATGAAAGGAACAAAAAGAAAAGGCACTGTCTGGTGTTTGGCAGCCGCTCAGTTTGGGAAGCTTGTGGCATCTGTAATGGGGATTTGGTCATAATGTTTCCATCGGAGTGTTCGAATCCTCAAGGAAGTTACAGCGCACTGCATGACGCCGCGCCCCAGTACCAGCATCAGCTTGTTAGCTGCATTGTATTGTCACTGCAGAGGCTGACGTCTGGGGACGCATTGCTGCTGCCTGTGTCGTCTGCACTCAGCCGTGTCTCGGCCGCGCTGGTGCTCTGCTTGCACACCTGTTTTCGCTTAGTGACATTCAGGTCCCCGCCCCCATCCGACCTGGTCGGAGCGGTCCTTATCTGCGTGGGCTTTTGCCCCCAAGCTGCAAGCCATATACTCCCAGCACTGACTGATGTCCAGAACCGTATTAGTGGGCTGCTAAAAGGAGAGGATACAGATGAAAGACAGTCGGAGGGTGACACTCAGGTGCTGCAATTTGTGCCCATGGAGGAAATGTTCACTGGAGGAGTGACCGACTTCTTGTGGACTATGAACTCTGAAATCATTCGACATAGGTTGCATTTGCTCATGCAGGCAAAGGACGGACTTTAA